The Anolis sagrei isolate rAnoSag1 chromosome 6, rAnoSag1.mat, whole genome shotgun sequence genome includes the window ATACCCAAGGTATGTCTTTTATATCCAATGACACTCACCTCTTGAGGATGCCGATGGTATCTTCAGGTTTCACAATGGCCACCTCTTCAGTGTCATTAAGGAACTTGAGGCGCACTTTGATAAGCCCTGTGCTTGGTTGACTCTCCTCCTTGGCAGGTACTGCTTGTGGAACTCTCCGGTTCTCCTGGGAACCAACGTAAGGAGAAAAAGTCCTTTGGGGTAGACTCTGAATGTCCAGCAGATCATCTAAGGTGAGCTCTGCTCCACTGCTCTCTCCTTGCTCAAATGTTAGGCCTGACCCAGAAGCAGCCCCTTCATCAGCCTTCTCTTCGGCAGCTTCTGTGGTGCCCTGGGGCTCTGACTGCTCCGACGCTGAATTCCCCACATAGTGCTCAATGGGGTTCAGGTGGATCCTGGATGAATGATCAGCAGGCACTACAGTTCCTAGCAAGTGGTTGTTCCCATCTGCAACGTATGTGGAAAGCCAGGCCAGAACAAGGGCCATGCCGAGAACCACGATACCAACCACCACTGTCACCTCATCCCCCACACCCTCAATGATGGTAACTTCAGGGGGCTCCATCTCTCAGCTTCAGCTAAAAGTGGGAGAAGACAATGAGAGACCCTCAGTTCTCATAGACATTCATTCAAATTACAGTAGATCAGGATTTGACTCTTATGTTTCACTGcaagaaaataatgaaaaacagTTGCGTTTTTATTAAACGACAGGCGTAAGAGTTGAGGTGGGGTCTTACAATGGATTGCTAGCTAACACCTTGGCCTGTCAGCCATGAATTCAAATAAGCCTGAGGCAAATGTCTATCTCAGGCACAGTTCTCCATTAAACAGGAATGAAAGTGATCTCATGGGGTGAAAAGGATTTCCCATTATAAACAGAGTAATGaacaaagtgtttttaaaatctttaacTGTAATAATTAATAACAGAGAAGATTAGCTGACCCAGAAAATTACATAGTTATTGTGAAATGCACAATCGTTCCAGTTCATCATTTTAAAAACCTATAgccttttttatttacttttttttcaGCTCTCCCTCACTGCTGTCAAGAAAAGCTTGGAATAGTGATGGCTATGTCTGGAAACAGTTAATTATGGAATGAGATTTATAAAACTTTATGTGTATAGATGTGCCTTCAAGACTCCTGTcgacttatagcaaccccatgcattttatagggctttcttaggcaaggaattttCAGAGGcattttgcctttgctttcctctgaaatgtaaccTATCTTCAAAGCCTaaaaagggggaagaggaggcACCGGAAATCCCAAAGCTACTGTCAGTCATGTTGGATTTAGGCCACCGAAGCATAAAAATTATGTTGTAATAAACACACTAGTCTTCAACTCTTCAGACACTTTGGATCCACTCCAGGCATCATTAATAAACATAGGAAGCAATCGTAAATGTGAATTCCTTTCAAAAGTggaattcattattttttatatCCCACTAGTAGTTACAAATATTCCATGTGACTCACAAAATGTAAATTCATGACAAAATATTTAGCATAGTCATAAGGGacaaacatattaaaacacaaaTCATTAGAATACAAGTACATCACAAGGTCAGATCTATCTAGCAACAACAAACACATTAGTTTTATTTTTAGAAACATTGGATCTCAAAGTGGAAGTCAAGTAAAAATCCTATTTCTACAATTCTTCTAAGAGCCACACAGAGTGAACTGGATGGTCATCCTAAAGTGAGTGTTAGATTGACAGGGTCTTGCTTTGCATCTGTAGGTTTACAGCCCCACTGACTGACTTTTAGCTATCACTATATAAAGGATATCGATAGGAGCTTTTCCATGGCCAGGAGAACATTATTGTATCAAGGCTCTGAATTTGAAGCAAATTTCCCAATCTGGATGTTTTCCACCAAGATTATGAAGGACAGGTGATTTCTACTTAAGAATATATGCAGATGCAATAATGTCTAGGGCTGAAAAATGTGTCTCAATTCCATATGTTTTTCAGAGTAAGCCACAGTGCGACAATCTCTAGGGGTGCAAAGTACATCTTGATCCCATGGCTATCTACTCAGGAAGAAACCCTAATTAAACATCTTTCAGAGATGCAAAGCGAAATTCAATTACATGCAACACATTCATGTTTGTTATCCTATTTATGATCACTGATTCAAAATAATAGTAAAAGTTTTCAGATCAGGTGAGGAACTCCTTGCAGATTGGATTTTAGCAGAAGTTATAATTTAgtattgttgattattgtaatTTGTGAATGAGTTACATGCAGTTTGCAGTTTGAACGACATGGGTTTTAGTCTGACCTCTGATGAGAaagggaagtttttttttaataaatcagcAGCACCCacagtctacaccaggggtcctcaaactacggcccgaggaCCGAATGCGGCCCTCCGAGGTAATTttcccagccctcgctcagagtcagcctacgtctgaaacaacttaaaaacacacaacaacaacaacaaccctatctcatcagccaaaagcaggcccacacttcccattgaaatactaataagcttatatttatgagaattgttctttattttaattattgtattgttttaaagtactttttgcactacaaataagatatgtgcagagagcataggaattcattcattttttttccaaattataatccagccctccaccagtttgagggacttgtgaagtggccctctgtttaaaacgtttgtggacccctggtctacacaaTATTTTTTATTAGCTTCTTCATCAACTCCTTCATCAAATACCAATGCTTACTCAGAAGAGTTTAAAAAATTTTGCTGATAAAGAACTACTTTTTAATCTGCACAAAAGTTAGCTTAAATTGGTGAAAGGAATACACAAAtaagatgattttttttcctgtgagaagcgacttgagaaactgcaagttgcttttggtgtgaaataattggctgtctgcaaggacattgcctaggagaTGCCCGgacgtttgatgttttaccatccttgtgggaggcatctctcatgtccccgcatgaggagctgaagctgtcaAAGTAGTACTCAAAGCTCAAATGCAAACATTCCAAAGAGACTGACATGGCTGCTCTGGGGAAAGGAATTACCAGAACTGTAAAATCTCCTTGTTGTGACAAACACCAGACAGTAAATTTTGAAGAAAGAATTCACATATGCATATTCACACTcctggattttcaaaaagcatttaaaaaaattaagaataaacTATGGCATCATAGCAACTTCAGCAAATACAAAAGGTAAAGGAGTAAAGTAAATTATATCAAAAAAGGAGAAATAGCGCTCTaaacaagcaataacaaaacaacaacaaaaatcacacaGAACCTTATCTGTTGATATTATATCACAATTATACTCTTAATAGACAAAGTATAAGATAAAGATGTGTGAAAGTGTTAGCCACAATTTCATAGATTTCCCGAGTTTAGGGCAGATCATACTGAGAACATTCGTTATATTTTAGTAATGAAACAGTcaagaaataaatgaaatgacTTTGTCTCTGCCTACTTTAACCTAATGACTACAATATGTTAAACTGTTATCACAGATGAATAGCTTCCTTTTCCTGCATCTACAACACTAGAATAGCAATTGTATGGTGTTGTCAGGATGCTAGAAATAGCACAGTAGATTCCTTCCCATATTTTTATTTGTACCAACCCATTAAACACACAAATGTAGACGGATTGATACAAACCACCTTTTGATCATAACGTCCACTGCAGTCAActaaaggaaaaaatagaaaagcCCCTTGCCCCGTTCCATCAACAGATCCTTACCAGCATAATCTCATTAGGTtaatatctctctatataaatgTCAAACCATGTCTGTCTGTACCAGAAAGGCTGTTGCTAAGTGACATGGCCCTTGGTGATgttactgggaaagaaaggtttcAGGTGtatgagaggaaggagggaaagaaagagtcaCAAAGAGAGTCATGTTGCCACGGAAACATTGTGAGGTAgtccctctcagagctggagaagggaggaaggagagaaagagagagaaaagggaaggggaaagaaaagggagggaaggattagaaaggaaagggggaaagggatgaagggaaaaggaaagaaagaaagaaagaaagaaagaaagaaagaaagaaagaaaagataacaAGAGGGGGGACAGTAGCCCCTCAGACACCAGGACAATATCAGGTATATATGCTGATATATTTGTACAAAAAAATTCTGAATTGCATACTGTCTTTACATATCAACGAAATGAACTCTCACTCAAAATTTACATATAATCCTGCAAGTTTGAAATTTTAGGTACAACtctactacatataacagagtATAGCCTTGCAATTCTTCGTAAACCAATTcttttatctctttctctctctctcgctctctctctctttttttttttttttgcatactgTAAGAGGTAAGATATCAAGTATGACTAATCCTATAAATGAATTCCTGCAGAAAACAGCTTTGTTTTTTCATACCTACCGAGGGGGATTGAGTTCTGATATTTGTAGCAACAGATCTGGAATGTAATGAGGCTCTAGTTTGACCACTTCACTGTAGCCTACGACAAATTACATCCTCTTGCCGCATCAGCCTCCCTGTCCAGACAGAAACAAAAATAACTCATTAATATTGTGAGTAATATAAATAGTACAATTTCTTCCAGAATAAAAGAAGTATCCACTTGAACAATCAATTTGTGATAAAACAGAATTTCTCTGTGGAAATATATAAGGTAGACAAATTACCAGAGCCGGAACATTGCTACTCTGGAATTTGTTACGGTTTTCTATAACCTTTCAGTCCAATTTAAATTGCTAGTTTCAGGTAACTGTGACCCAGCCCTGAACAAATCCCTTGCAAATACAAGTCTTACTGTAATGGCTTACAGGAATTAGCTACATGGGAGATGGGAAAAGATAGTTAAGGCACATATTTTCTTCAGACCCAACAAGAAAAATAGCAAGAAACAATTATCTAGGAATGCCATTAGCATGGCCATTATATGGATGTCTTACCATCCCATCTAACAGGTTTTCTCCTCTACCTTCGGTCTACTATGAATGATCTACAGATGGTTTGTCTGCCCTAGATTCCCAACAGCTCTTTTAAAAGGAGtcattaaaataaattttaacgTTAAGAATgacagggtgtatctacactatagaattaatgaagtttgaccccATTTGAGCTTTCATGGTTGAATGTTGTGGATTCATGGGGTGTGTAGTTTGTTGAGGGACCAGCATTTTTGGGCAATGAAGGCTACAGACAttcttctatgattccatagttttgaaccatggcagttaaagtggtgtcaaatggcattaattccacagtgtagatgcatctgagAATTGGACAGGATGGTCTTTTtgatctcttccagttctatggttTTATGAAAATCTCTTTGTCTGTTATAGCCAAATTCTACTCTTCTCTGAACCTGTTGTCTcaatttctccttttttctcttcctgctACCAGCACCGCAAGATAACTGTCCTCAATTTGTTTCTCACTCTAGTTAATATATTCTCATGTCGCTGTAAACCCAATAAGAAATATCTTTCAGAAAGTGGCATCAATAAGTATTGAAATCTAGATCGTCCTTCTAGGGAGCTCAACTTTCAGACCTGAAAAATATAGCTGGACTGAAACTGCCATCCTCCTCACCATTGACTCCAGTGGCTTATAAACCtcatgggatctgaagtccaacaGCATCAAGAGAACAGCAAACTGTCCAcctttgagcatcctttatctaaAATCTGAAACACATCAAACTCCATAATTGTTCCCTTGAGTGGCTGAGATAAGGACATCTTTACTTTCTGATTCAATGTATACGCAGTGTGCTGCATATACAAAATTACTAAAGATATTTTGCACTAAATTTCCTTCAGGTTGTGTGTATAAGAAACATAAATGAACTATGTGTTTAGCATTGGATTTAATCTCCAAAATAGATCATGAGAAGAGTCaggttgtggtggtggttgttgttattatattattattattattattattattattattattattattattattattggagcccccggtggcacagtggttaaaacctctgtgccggcaggattgaagatgaACAGGTcgcgggttcgaatccggggagaggcagatgagctctctctatcagctccagctcctcatgcggggacatgagagaagcctcccacaaagatgataaaaacatcaaatcatctgggcgtcccctaggcaacgtccttgcagacggccaattctctcacaccagaagcgacttgaagtttctcaggtcgctcctgactcGACAAAAAAAAATTTATGTGCTCCTaaatccaacccccccccctcccgcccacaaaatcaaaaacatttatgACCTCAAGTACtttgataagggatactcagtgtGTACTTCCTCTTCTTTTAGACCTTACTATTTTTATTTCTCGTGCCAGAAGttaattgagaatatagttataatgtattaaaaaaacacgaagttaaaaacttggcattctactaaatTCCCTTTGACCATAAGCTGGTCACATTGAGCACCTCAGGTGTTAATgcaagaatgtcctccattgtgcacatggcaggactcagactgcattgtagtaagtggtctgtggtttgctcttctccaaactcgcatgtaatggactccactttataatcccatttcttaagattggctctgcacctcaagGTACTACAGTACAGCCCgttcagtgccttctaagttgcccagtcttctgtatgcccaggaggaagtttccCATCCGGTCTCAGACATTGATTGGGGggtgggttttagcctgccacttttggactctcgcttgctgaggtgttactgTGAGTACCTCTGTAGACCTTAGGGAGCTATTTCTTGAtctaagacattggcatgctggctgatatctgaacagaggatgggcaagtgatgtcaatgccttggtcattTCATCAGGTTGTGCAATACCAGCTACACCGTATTTTTCCAGCGATCCAGGGTGTAgaaatcctgtgataatgcggcatgtctcattaagagccacatccgtcTATTATGGTTATATCTCTctctgaggccctttctacattgccatataatccagatgatcaaagcagataaatctacattatcttctttgaactggagtcTACACTgtgacataatccagttcaaagcagataatctggattttatatggtagcgTAGGAAGGACTTGTGACTgcatctacactaggcatgggcaaacttgggccctccaggggttttggacttcaactcccacaattcctaacagcctaccggctgttaggaattgtgggagttgaagtccaaaacccctggagggcccaagtttgcctatgcctgatctacactgttgaacttgacaccgctttaactaccagggctcaataataataataataataataataataataataataataacaataataataatctttatttataccccgccaccatctccccaaaggggactcgggcagcttacatgagtccaagcccaacagtacagtaCAGTAAAACAAAACCAAGACAACAATATCCACAATACAatgaaatcaataaaaacataagaatataataaaaagAGCACAaactaaatacaatataaaatcaatcccaaaggcgggccacatgtgcaagtTAAAATGATAacactcaggatgagatagagaTGAAAGAGAAGTAGGAGACGGAatagtggagacaggccttcaaacAGGGAGGGGGAAGTGCAATATAAAGTGCAATATGAGTACCAACCTTATGGGAGGAACAACAAAGGGAATATCATatcactctccaaaggcgcaacggaaaagccaagttttgagatctttcttgaataataataataataataataataataatctttatttatacccgaccaccatctccgccaatggggactcggggcggcttacatgaggccaagcccaaacagcagaattacaataaaaaaaccaaaacgcaacaacaacacagtaaaatacacaaaacatattaatacaataagcaataaacataaaacatataaatgcaatgaacaatcacaatgacaatgagcgggccgcatgtgcaagataaaatgttacAAGTCAGGGTGAGATAAAcgaaggagcagattatttgtgagagAGAGCTCATAAAAAAACAGGGTTGTAAaaacaggccttcatacaagGGGGGAAATGTACTCCAAGGCAAAagtgttgaggggagcaatagtgtgaggttgtgtggctactctccaaaggcgcaacggaaaaaccaggttttgagattctttttaaaggtttctaaggtggggactttcctaatctctccgggcagtgaattccagagttggggggccacagaggagaaggctctctcccttgtacccacaagacgaTCCTGTGAtactggcaagggcgaaaggagggtcTCCCCTGAAGATCACAAaactcgggctggttcatggagggagatacggtcatgacGGCtcctaaggtgggggcttgcctaatctcaccaggcaatgagttcctGAGTTAGGGGGCCACggtggagaaggctctctccctcgttcccacaagtcggGCCTGtgaggggcgaaaggagggccttccCCAAAGATCGAAGAGATCGGGTGGGATTGTGGAAGGAGTTccctcaatgctgtgggatcatgggagttgtagtttagcaaatGTGAAaagtactgtcgaaggctttcatggccagaatcactgggttgttgtaggtttttttcaggctatatggccatgttctagaggcatatctcctgacgtttcgcctgcatctatgacaagtattctcagaggtagtgaagtttgttggaactaggaaaaagggtttatatatctgtggaatgaccagggtgggacacagaactcttgtctgttggagctatgtgtgaatgttgataggaatcaaggtggtcagttgaaacattcacagctagctccaacagacaagagttctttgccccaccctggtcattccacagatatatagacccttgttcctagttccaacagactcgctacctctgaggatgcttgccatagatgcaggcaaaacgtcaggagagaataataataataataataataataataataataatatcaccccctaccaactccagagatcccttcgttctgaagaccaagatttgttggaaattcccagtgtcaagaccttgcgtctaacagcaaccagacgcagagcctttacagcagtggcaccatcactctggaatactctgccacctgaagtccgtgccttgcgggacatCAGCtctctgcagggcatgtaagacatatctgtttcgactggcctttgatctttgattgctgtttttaaattgttttaaattgttttgaaattgtgttcaattttagcctgttcttgtaagccgctccgagccccaggggagtgggggcatataagttcaaataattaaataaataaataaacctttatttataccccgctaccatctcccggaggacttggtgcggcttacaagaggccaagcccaaatacatcagtaaaaacaacaacaacaacaacaacaacaacaacaacacaacaaaatgaactcaaaacaaagcaataaacattgacaacacaccacgatgcattaaaatctatggcagggccaaatgtaacagttaaaattaaaaaatgtgctgggcatgaccaggtaaCAAGGGTAGGTATTTGGAGGGAGatgggttctcaaccttcctaatgccacgaccccttaatacgcttcctcatgtatggtgactcccaaacataaaattagtttagttgctacttcatacctcattttgctgctgttatgaatagtaacagatttggggagggcattgattttgtcctgtgggagttgtagttgctgggatttatagttcacctacaatcaaagaccattctgaactctaccaacgatggaaccgaatcaaacttggcacacagaattcccatgaccaacagaaaatactggaagggtttggtgggcactgaccttgagttttgggagttgtagtttacctacatccagagagaactgtagactcaaacaatgatggatctggaccaaacttggcacgaattctcagtgtgcccaaatgtaaatactagtagagtttggggaaaatagacattgacaattgggagttgtagttgctgggatttatagttcgcctacaatcaaagagcattctgaaccccaccaatgatggaattgaaccaaacttggcacacagttctcccatgaccaacagaaaatactggaagggtttggtgggcagtgccctttggttttggaattgtagttcacttacatccagagatcactgtggactcaaacaatgatggatctggaccaaacttggcacaaatactcaatatgcccaaatgtgaacactggtggagtttggggaaaatagaatcttgacatttgggagttgtagttgctgggatttatagttcgcctacaatcacagagcattctgaaccccaccaatgatagaattgggccaaacctcccacaaagaatccccatgtgggccacagcaacggggacagctagtaataataataataaacctttatttataccccgctaccatgtcccgggtgcggcttacaagaggctgagcccaaatacatcagtaaaaacaacaacaacaatacaacaaaatgaactaaaaacaaagcaataaacattgacaacacACCACAAcgcattaaaatctatggcagggccaaatgtaacagttaaaattaaaaaatgtgttgagcatgaccaggtgacaagGGTAGGTATTTGGAAGGGGATGGGgcatatagcctaaaaaaacctacaaccaccctaAGGTGAAAAGGCTAAAAAAACTtacaaaacaacaactcccaggagtccattacagttgaaagtggtgtcaaactgcattaaatctacagtgtagtcATTCTGACTTTTTTTTAGATCCCAGAGACAAGGCTGAAGTTCTCTAGATGGAAGCCATGAAGGG containing:
- the TMUB2 gene encoding transmembrane and ubiquitin-like domain-containing protein 2, translated to MEPPEVTIIEGVGDEVTVVVGIVVLGMALVLAWLSTYVADGNNHLLGTVVPADHSSRIHLNPIEHYVGNSASEQSEPQGTTEAAEEKADEGAASGSGLTFEQGESSGAELTLDDLLDIQSLPQRTFSPYVGSQENRRVPQAVPAKEESQPSTGLIKVRLKFLNDTEEVAIVKPEDTIGILKSKYFPGQESQMKFIYQGQLLQDQARTLRSLNILDNCVIHCHRSQTTASATADAGAAPSETGGIALSMGNLMIPAFMVMLVIIWYFRINYRQLFTAPATISLVGVTVFFSFLVFGMYGR